TTGCTCTGCTGCATGTAACTCTTCCACACTTACTGAATTATACTTGCGTGCTGCGGATCTTGTTTTAACTCCTCCTGTAGTCATCTGCTTTCCACGAACTTGATCCAGTAGAATTCTTCGATACCGCAAACACACTGCTACAGCGCGCTTCGCCCTAAACCAGCTTGAAAAGTATTCCAGGCGTTGAAGCAAGGTCGCAAATTGTTCCTTGTTCGAAACACTCGTGACTAAGGATGATGCTTTCTTCACTTCTTTGTCGTCTAGCTGAAGGGGTTCGGCTTCACCTTTACCTACGTCATTCCAGTTACCACGGTGTTCCCACAGAAAGGAAGGTCCTTGTAACCATCTTGAAGAGTGAAGGAGGTCTTTGAGACTTAGACCACGAGAGGCGTCATCAGCGGGGTTGTTTTTTCCGTCAACGTAATGCCACTGTTCTGGTACGGTCCGCTCCCTAATTTGCTGCACTCGGTTCGCAACAAACGTATGGAAGCGACGTGTATCATTCTGGATGTATGCCTGGACCACTTTACTATCGGTCCAGAACACTTCCTCTAATTCGCCGTATTTAAGTTCTCGGCTTAGCATGTCGCTAACTTTGACGGACACCACAGCGGCTGTTAGCTCAAGGCGCGGTATAGTGATCGGCTTTAAAGGAGTCACACGAGCTTTCCCCATCACCAGTGAGCAGCTTACTTCGTCACTCTTGTCTACCAAACGGAGGTAAGAACACTGACCATATCCCTCGGTGCTAGCATCCGAGAAGTGATGTAGCTCGATCTTCTTGAGGTTGTTCATTCCCTTTAGATTAAAACATCTTGGAACTTCTATCATCTCTAATAGAGGAAGTTCATTTCTCCACATCTCCCACTGCATTCGTAGTTCATCGGGTATAGCATCGTCCCAGCCTAAGTTTTCCTTGCATAGCAGCTGCAATATTCTTTTTCCTCGAAGCAGAAAGGGGGCAGCAAAGCCAAGCGGGTCGTAGACTGAGCTAACTGTCGAAAGGATGCCACGCCTCGTCAGTGGTTTGTCTTTAAGGGTGATGCGGAACTTGAAAGCATCGTTTTCAATGTTCCATTCCACACCAAGTACGCGCTCAGGAGGAAGCAGGTCGCAGTTCAAGTCAATGTCTTTGATCTCCCTTGCAAGTAACGCTTCGGGTATGGACTCGACAACCTCTTTGCTGTTCGACGTGAATTTGTGAAGTCTGAAGCCGCCTCTCATGCACATCTCAGTCCCGTTCTTGATCAGTTTGATAGCTTCTGGTACAGTTGGGACTGACTTCAACCAATCGTCAACATAAAAATTTTCCTTAATGAAAGAGGCTGCTTCAACTCCCAGGTcgtctttgccatcatcagCGGCAGTTCGTAGTGCTAGATTTGCACATCCAGGGGCCGAAGTAGCACCAAACAGGTGTACAGTCATTCGATATTCATTGGGTTCCTTAGTGGTGTCTCCTTGGTCCCACCAGAGAAAGCGGAGAAGGTCGCGATGTTCCTCATTGACGTGGACCTGGTGGAACATACCCTCGATATCGCAGGCGAACGCCACAGGTTCCTTTCTAAAACGGCACAGTACACCAATCAGCGAGTTCGTCAGATCTGGTCCTTGTAGAAGATGACGATTAAGGGAGTGACCCTGGAACTCAGCTGAACAGTCAAAGACAACGCGCAGTTTCTCCGGCTTTTTAGGGTGATACACCCCATGGTGAGGAATGTACCACGCCCTCTCATACTGTTTTGGAGCCTTCTCTGCTTGGCCATTTTTCAGCATCTTCTCCATGAAGGTTACGTAATCTTCTTTGTACTTTCGGTCAATTTCAAGTCTTCTCTTCAACTGCTTCAATCTAACTTCTGCGAGTTTTCTGTTGCATGGTAAGCGGACGTTTTCGTCGCGAAGCGGTAGGGGGACTACGTAGTGCGCGTTATCTGCCTTGTGAATACCGCCAGTGGTTATATTCATGAACTTTAGATCTTCTTGAGACATTGCTAAGTTAAGGTCTCGCGTCTCCGAAAAGTCCTGTTCAAACATTCTCTTTATGGACGACGGGGCTAAAATTTCTTTGCAGCTCTGTAAAGGAACGAACAGGCCAGTGGATTGTTCATTGCCTACTTCCTTTGTTGCGATGCGGTGGCACTCAGCTCTTTCCCCAATACCGTCCGTTCGGTCTCCGTGTCCCTTAGCTCCTACCACACCCCATCCAAGTATCGTGCGTATTGCATACGGGTCATTTGGTTTTCCAGGTACCACGGATCTTGGCTTCAAGGCGCGTACACAGTTGTTACCAATCAGTAATCCGATGCTCAACTGCTCGTCATATGGCGGCATCTCGTCTGAAATTGTCTTCAGATGCTCGTACTTTCGGGCGGTTTCAGGGCGGGGGATCTGTCCACGCAGGCCTGGTATAAGATCTCTTGTGTACGCCTTTGGGAGGGGAATGTCGACCTGACCGTCGAATCTTGATACAATCAGCCCTTCAACTTTCTGCGTGTCAATGTTCCTTACGGCATGCATGGTACCAAGCTCTAGCTTTACGGCAGGACCGGTTACTCCAAGGCTTTTTGTTACGTCGTCTGTAACGAAACAGGTATCGCTTTGGTCATCTAGCACTGCATATACTTTAACTCGGCGATCTGGGTTATCCTTGTGGTGAATCAACACCGGAAGAATCATGGAGGTTGTAGTGCTACTACAATTTACACAGTTATTCGTGGCTTTCGCGGTTTCCATAACTTTCTCTTCATTTCTATCTTCTGGTGAGGGGCGGTGGAGAACGGTGGCATGGGGCTTCTTACACAACTCGCACTGGGTTCTACGTTTACAATGTCTTGCTGTATGGCGAGGGCCGAGACAGGAAAAGCATAACCCCTTAGACATACAAATTTCTATTCTTTCCTTGACTGTCTTTTCTAAGAAGTTCTTGCATGTTGCGAGACCGTGTTTTCCTTCACACAACGTACACAAACTCGGATCTTTACACGAGGATTCGTCGCTCTGATTGAAATGGGTGGTGCCTCGTCCCCTCTTCTTATCTTTTCTTTCCGAGCTCCATTTCGCCTTGTCAGCAGAGGGGTTCCTTTCTCTCTCGAGTTCTTTTCTTGTTGAGGTCAGAGCATCGTGCGAGAACACAGGATGATTGGCGTCAAGGGATGATTCCTGGGTAAACTCAACGAAATTTGCGAAGGTGTATTCACCGTACCTCGCCTCTACTTTCTTCGCACTTTCTCTCCACTTGTTACTGTAGTAGGTGGGTAAACGGGCAGCAAGCTCTCGAATTGTAGAGTAACTCTCGAGTTCCTTTAGGTACTTGACGGATTTCATGGTTTCTTGAGTCATGACAAGAAAATCGCTGAATTCATGAAGCTCTGCACTTGTTACACATGGCAGCCAGTTTCTCAGTTTATCTCTGTAGGCTTCGTAGATTCTGAAGGGATCTCCGAAGCGTTCTTTCAGTATTTTCCTAGCTCTCTTATAAGCATCTTCTGTCCGCAGTCCTAACAGGCCGCTGATCGTTTTTTGTGCAGTTCCGCTGGTGTACTCGCCAAGATAATAGAGCTTGTAGTTGGGAAGAACAACTTGGTTTTCTATCAGTGCGTCAAAGGCGTTTTCCCATTTTGGGTACTCTAAGATGTTCCCGTCAAATACTGGTGGCTTCGGAACTGGAACGGTCATCCTTCGCAGCAGTTCGACTTGTGTTTTTTGAATTTCAGCGTTTTCTTCCTGGATGCGCCAAAGCGGAGAATTATATTGCTCGGAGGAGTTAGTTTTCGTTGCCGATTGTACGAGGTCTTGGGGGGCAAAGGCTGGCGTGTTAACGTCAAGTCGCGAGGGAAATTGGAGCGAACTCCTTGTGGTTGTGCTCGAGACTCTTGCGTTCGCGTCTCGTGGTTGAGGTGGCGTTGTAACAGGAAATTGTTTGTCTTGTCTCTTAGCTCTATCAAGACTACTTGTATATGCTTGCGGTTGAATAAGGGAATTGGGGGCGGTGTCTTTTGGCTgtctttgtttttctgttgGGTCGACGGAATTTGATGCTTCTTGTAAAGTGATGGTGTCGTTCAGTTCGGATTCTTGTAGTATTTTTTGAATTGCTTCAGCCGCGGAAAGTTCGCCATGTAGCTTTTCTTGCTCATTTAGACGCTCTAGctccttttgttgttgttttaactcGTCTCGCCGCCTGTCGATTTCCTGGAGCCTTTTCAGAGAATCTAATTTCGCTTTCAGTTTTGCGGTTTCGATCGCTGCGCGCTTCGAAGAGGAGGTTGAAGACGATCGAACCGACGATGGAGGTTTTTTGGAGTGTTGTGATCTTTGCGAGAGGAGTTCGACTCTCTCAATTTCTTGGTCCTTTATTCTTACTTTGATGTCTGCTAAGCATTCTAATGCGGCATCATTCAACCCGACATATTGGTCGTGTTCCCTTTGTTCTCTTTCATTGAGTCCTAATCTAATTAGCAGATCAATCAAGTTTTCATGTACGGTCTTGAACTTATCTAGTGCAGCTTGTAAACCGTCTTTGCAGGCGTTAAGTTTTACCAGATCCGCTGGTTCTCGTAAGGATTCATAGGCCGCATCTATACGGAATTGctgctctttcttttttctttgtaccGATTTCAAGGTCAAATTCTAAGCCTCTTTCGGTGCGGTTTCGGTTGCGACGTTCCGATCGTTCTTCGCATTCTTTCGTACCAACGTGGCTGTTTTCTTTAGTTTCTTTGCTGTAACCATGCGCACCCTCAAATGTACTAACTTCTTTGACATTTTCTACTTTATCGGAATCCATTATCTAATTCCAGTTCATAAGTCGTCATGTAAATTTCCTTTCAACTGATTTGAGTTCTTTGAGTTCACTTAACCCTCATTGTTGACTGTAATGGGATCTTATTAAATCTCGGATCTTTGAGTTTCCCGTGTTGTGTCACGCGCGTAAATCAATGTTCGTGAAAAGGTTGACCAGAAGGATTGTTAGCTTTCTTCTATCTTTAATCTTCTGATCTTTACATTGAAGTGAAGCGGTCAACTGAAATGATTACGTTAAGAAATAGTCTAAGTATTTACACTCATAGCCAGATCATAATTACGATTGTTCAATGCGCACGTGGTAATAGAAAACTTACTAACGGAAAACTAGCTAAAAATCTAAATGTAGAATCACAGACTAATAAAATCATAAAACtaaatcaagtttaaattatGGCTTACCAACGTTCGCGGGTAGTCACGTTCCGAAAATTTCCCTTTTTGATGTTCGACTTTTCATAGATCTTTCTCACAAGGGGTCTTAGATGGAACTGAAATGCGAGCTATATTATTCTTATTAACTAAAGGTGTCCGTGAACTTCACGTCAATCAAATCGGAAATAACTTCACAGCTTTACCGAAAGCTGTAACACTACTTGAAATGAATATGTCAAGTACTTGTTCTTCTGGCGTGGTTTACGATGACTGACCGAGTCCTACTGGACGAGGTAACAACTGATAACCGACATATTTATTTGATTTCTACAAGGAAATAAGAGACGGGCCACTTAATCCGGGTTGTccaccatttaaaaaaaaaacccccgGACATTTCGATTGGAATGTAAATGGCAAGGCTATTTGGTGTCGTAGAGCGGAAAGTCTAGTCCCTTAGTTAATTCGAGCGATTAGAATTTAGATATGGCAAGCTGATCGCAAGAGAATTTCCCATATCGGACTTCAACGGTATACTTTGAACCAGCCGAGGTTCAACCAGTTGCAGGCTctaaatggtaaacaactcCATTTACTGTAGTGAATGTTTCTGAAAAACAGCTAGATTAGGGGTTATTTTTCCAACCATCCTCCAGTCCTGGTAATACAATAGAAGGGTTCAGTCTCAGCGTCTTCTCATCTTCTGCAAAACGTCATGCTTTAGAAAACACGGCCTTTTAAAACTGACACACTCGTATTTGCCAATCACCACAACTACCTCTCTCCGCCACCCCTCGGGCAATCCTCGGtccttttttattttgaaattttaaaaattgaatctttgAAATTCCAGTTTCACGCGCAAAAAGTGGTGTTGAAATGCCCCGCTTAAGCATTGAAAAACAGACACAAACCTACTCTTCATCTAACTGTAAAACTCTACTTGTTGATGAGCAGTTACAAATACCGGCATACTAGACACTTCCGATTGAAATGCTCCACAGTCAAATACCCTATCTCATGGCACGGAATGTAGTCAAATGTCCAGGGTTTACCCAAGGTATGTTGAAGTTTCGAAATGATCGCCGCGTTTCTCGATGCTTTTTCTCGCGATTGAAATTTACGTATCAATGAGGTCACGTTTTTCCGCTGATTTATGTACTATCTACAAGTTCTCGTGGTTATTTTGACGCCACTTCTCTCAGTTGGGCTCAAATTTCATGCCATGCTAAGGACAGTTCAAAAGCGCGAAATTAGTCAGTATTTCATTAGTCCACAAACGAGCTTGACCATCATACACATAAGATCTAGCAAAAGGGCGCCATAAACTGACAAAAGAAAttggttttttgtttcaagGTAAGACTATCTTTATCGTGACACCTTAGTTGTATGAGCGAACCTCAAACACTAAACAAAGCCACAATATTGAAACCACGACAACAAGCCCACGTGGGCCAGAATAGTA
The Montipora capricornis isolate CH-2021 chromosome 10, ASM3666992v2, whole genome shotgun sequence genome window above contains:
- the LOC138018642 gene encoding uncharacterized protein, with product MDSDKVENVKEVSTFEGAHGYSKETKENSHNLTLKSVQRKKKEQQFRIDAAYESLREPADLVKLNACKDGLQAALDKFKTVHENLIDLLIRLGLNEREQREHDQYVGLNDAALECLADIKVRIKDQEIERVELLSQRSQHSKKPPSSVRSSSTSSSKRAAIETAKLKAKLDSLKRLQEIDRRRDELKQQQKELERLNEQEKLHGELSAAEAIQKILQESELNDTITLQEASNSVDPTEKQRQPKDTAPNSLIQPQAYTSSLDRAKRQDKQFPVTTPPQPRDANARVSSTTTRSSLQFPSRLDVNTPAFAPQDLVQSATKTNSSEQYNSPLWRIQEENAEIQKTQVELLRRMTVPVPKPPVFDGNILEYPKWENAFDALIENQVVLPNYKLYYLGEYTSGTAQKTISGLLGLRTEDAYKRARKILKERFGDPFRIYEAYRDKLRNWLPCVTSAELHEFSDFLVMTQETMKSVKYLKELESYSTIRELAARLPTYYSNKWRESAKKVEARYGEYTFANFVEFTQESSLDANHPVFSHDALTSTRKELERERNPSADKAKWSSERKDKKRGRGTTHFNQSDESSCKDPSLCTLCEGKHGLATCKNFLEKTVKERIEICMSKGLCFSCLGPRHTARHCKRRTQCELCKKPHATVLHRPSPEDRNEEKVMETAKATNNCVNCSSTTTSMILPVLIHHKDNPDRRVKVYAVLDDQSDTCFVTDDVTKSLGVTGPAVKLELGTMHAVRNIDTQKVEGLIVSRFDGQVDIPLPKAYTRDLIPGLRGQIPRPETARKYEHLKTISDEMPPYDEQLSIGLLIGNNCVRALKPRSVVPGKPNDPYAIRTILGWGVVGAKGHGDRTDGIGERAECHRIATKEVGNEQSTGLFVPLQSCKEILAPSSIKRMFEQDFSETRDLNLAMSQEDLKFMNITTGGIHKADNAHYVVPLPLRDENVRLPCNRKLAEVRLKQLKRRLEIDRKYKEDYVTFMEKMLKNGQAEKAPKQYERAWYIPHHGVYHPKKPEKLRVVFDCSAEFQGHSLNRHLLQGPDLTNSLIGVLCRFRKEPVAFACDIEGMFHQVHVNEEHRDLLRFLWWDQGDTTKEPNEYRMTVHLFGATSAPGCANLALRTAADDGKDDLGVEAASFIKENFYVDDWLKSVPTVPEAIKLIKNGTEMCMRGGFRLHKFTSNSKEVVESIPEALLAREIKDIDLNCDLLPPERVLGVEWNIENDAFKFRITLKDKPLTRRGILSTVSSVYDPLGFAAPFLLRGKRILQLLCKENLGWDDAIPDELRMQWEMWRNELPLLEMIEVPRCFNLKGMNNLKKIELHHFSDASTEGYGQCSYLRLVDKSDEVSCSLVMGKARVTPLKPITIPRLELTAAVVSVKVSDMLSRELKYGELEEVFWTDSKVVQAYIQNDTRRFHTFVANRVQQIRERTVPEQWHYVDGKNNPADDASRGLSLKDLLHSSRWLQGPSFLWEHRGNWNDVGKGEAEPLQLDDKEVKKASSLVTSVSNKEQFATLLQRLEYFSSWFRAKRAVAVCLRYRRILLDQVRGKQMTTGGVKTRSAARKYNSVSVEELHAAEQEIIRHVQNEAFKEEISKLKNPITRGEAKGSSPLSHLDPFLDPNNLVRIGGRIRQASVSQDIKHPVVLPGQGHTSKILANHYHEKALHQGKGITLNEIRSSGFWIIGGGTMVSRLIHECVTCRRLRAKVQEQKMADLPADRLTPTPPFTYCGVDYFGPWYVKEGRKELKRYGVLFTCLVTRAIHLEVASSLETDSYINALRRFICRRGPVRQMRSDNGSNFIGARRELKEVLAEMDQDQVKAEMLKENCDWFEVKFNVPSASHMGGIWERQIRSVRSVLSALLESNGKQMNDEALRTFMCEAEAVVNSRPLTAEGIASPGSAEPLTPNHFLTLKTKVVFPPPGIFKPADLYSRKWWRRVQHLTNEFWIRWKKEFLLSLQERQKWTKPRKNLQVNDVVIVKEDDVPRNQWRVCRVVEALPDEDGLVRKVKLEVGNRNLASNGKRSRPLSTLERPIHKLVLLMSAEDE